The Desulfurispora thermophila DSM 16022 nucleotide sequence TGCGCCTGGTGCTGCAGACCGGGGTGGATGAGCAGGGCAACCCCATCACCCGCAACAAGACCCTGAGCAATGTCAAGACCAGCGCCAGTGACGAGGATGTGTACGCTGTGGCCGCCCTGCTGGCCGGTTTGCAGGACTACGGGGTGAACAACATCCTGCGCATCGACTCCGGTGCCTTGCAGAACTCTTAAGGTAAACGGTTGCTGCTCCAGGAAATGGTGGCAACCGGTCCCTGCCCCGCTGGTGCTCCGGATGCCGCCGGCCGGGCGGTATCTGCGGGGGCTGGCGGGCGGGGCGAATCAGGAAAAGGAGGTGAAATGCGCCTATGGCCAAAGTTCTCCGCATGGTGTTCCGCAATGCGGCCGGGCGGGCGGTGACCATCAGCCTGGACAATCCCAAGGACACCCTTACCCAGGCCCAGGTGACCAGCGCCATGGACCAGATCATCAGCAAGAACATTTTCACCAGCAGCGGTGGCGATCTGGTGGAAAAGTCCCTGGCCGAGATTGTGGATACCAGCCGCAATACGCTCTTCGACGCTACGCCTTAATGCGCGGCCCGGGGCGCCATGCCGTTTACTGGTATGCGCCCGGCTGTGCGCGGCGTAAAGCAGGCCGCGCCCCTGTGCCAAAGGGGCGCTTTTTTAGTCGGGCGGGCTTTATGGCTCTGGCCGGACTGCCCGGGAACGAAAAGAACAGGAGGTGAGGGGTTTGACGGGCGATGAAGCGCTGCGGGCGCAGCTGGTGTTTGTGCAGGAGGATCTCAAGGAGATCAAGGCCGATCTGAAAGAGATGCGCCGCGATCACAGTGAGAGCTTAAAGCGCGTCTACCAGCGGCTGGACGAGCTGGCCGCCCGCGACCCGGTCTCGCGCCGTGAGTGCGAGGGCTGTCGCCAGATCTGCGGCGAGCAGGTGGAGCGCAAGATTCGCGAGAGCCGGGGCTACCCGGCCTGGGTGGCCGTGCTGCTCTCTCTATGCAGTGGCCTGGCGGTGTATGTGCTGACCAGGGGGTAGCTTTGGGGGGGTCCCGAGAAAATATTCTGCCAGATTGCGCCAGAGCGAGATTGGCCTGCAGAACAGGCGATCGCCCTGGCTATTTTGTTTTAACAGAATATATGTTCCTTGGACATGCCCCGAACTTGTGTGCTAACATGGGAACAAGCCGGGCGGGGAAGTGC carries:
- a CDS encoding DUF1659 domain-containing protein, which produces MPVTRVATGSALRLVLQTGVDEQGNPITRNKTLSNVKTSASDEDVYAVAALLAGLQDYGVNNILRIDSGALQNS
- a CDS encoding DUF2922 domain-containing protein — encoded protein: MAKVLRMVFRNAAGRAVTISLDNPKDTLTQAQVTSAMDQIISKNIFTSSGGDLVEKSLAEIVDTSRNTLFDATP